The stretch of DNA GATAGGTCAGGGAAACGCCGACTGTTTCCCCCACCTTTCCGCCGACAGCGGTTTCCGTCATGAGATTTTCTTTCCTGCGGTGTGGCGCATGTGTGCTTTTCAGCGTATCCTTCCTTTGCGaactttttcttcttctccaactGGGTCTTCCTAGGTGAGACGCCTACTGCCGGTTGCCTCTCGGGCGctctcgcatgcagaggacgAAGTCGCTGTTGGATCCTGTCCATGTCGCACAGATTTCTGCCCACCCGAACTAGAGTCGAAATGTAGTCAGTGGATGGGTTTTTATTTGGGTATATAGTATGATCTTCTTGATTATTATAGGTCATCTCGCGTGGGTACtgccgttttttcctttcgctctcctccctgtgtcttcgccttttctccgtgtttttcgcgtttcgtcgcttttcccctGCAGTTCTCCCAACCTTCACAGCCCGTTGCGGCGCGATATatgcttcccttctcgtccttgcGGTTCCCTTGCTGGTTCGGAGTGATTTTCTGCGTGTGAGTCAGTTTCCTCaagcgtcgccttccctgcgCCTCCTTTGTTCAGGCATCTACGCGCTCTGCGtgctccactgtctcctgaCGCGCCGCAAGCAGCCGTATCTTTCGGACCGGTGGCtggaggcagacgaaagcGCCGACGAGAGCCtcggcgtcgaggcgagTCGCGCCTTTGCGCTCTCGGGAGCGCAAGACAGCTTGCGGGTTctgggaaggcgcggcgcgaaggaggaggaaacTCTGAAGCTCCTGGCCACGTGCGACGAGGCGTGCGTGTGAGAAAACGGAGCCCGCGAAGACGCAAACGTTCTGCCCGGCCGTTTGGACCCGAAAGAGCGGCGAGTGCCTCGCGAAGGGTATCGGCCTCGCTCACCATCCGCGCGCGACAAGGGGGAACGAATagagagcaggaaaaggcTTTTTTCGGCACAAAAATgtgtggagacagaagccgcGAGAACGGATCGGCGAGCTCTGTGGGCGGTGCACGGATtggaggagagaagctgcgagGAAAGCCGCGGGGCGCAGATGCGGGGCCGCAAGCCGGgagcagaaaagcgaggatCTGTTCTGGGCGATTTGCGCAGGCGTTTTTGAGTTCCGTTTCTTGCGTGAACGAAAAAAGCCACATTCAGACAGCCAGTTTGATTGCGTCTTGGCAGCGGCCTTTTTATACTAGCGGCAGGGAGATGACAGCTCTGAAACGAGCAGAGGGTATCGCGAATGCACACCGAGGCACGGTGGAGGTGGGGGGACCGATGCAGCTGTGTGTTGACGGCCCTGAGGAAAAtgtcgagagagaacagggacTTGTGACAGCGTTTCtgtgtttatatatatatataagtacatgtatacatgtgtatacacGTGTATTCAACTTATTGAATAGAGAAATACGAGTACAATGAAGACACAGAGCTGCCTATGAAGCCGCTCGGGAGCGCGAGTGTACTTGATGGAAGTCTGGAGTGTTGCGGTGCCGTTCCTCAGTGTTTGTGACACGTGAACGGGATCGGTTTCGATCGCTTTCCAGGCGAACTTCGTTACATAAAAACGAGGCCTCACATGAGAGTCGGAAATCCTCGGCAAGAAAGGTGGTTTCCGATTCGTCTCGCTGAGATTTCACCAGTTGCGAGTTGCAGGCAGCAAGGGACAGAGCTGGACTCTCAAATTGCGAACCGTTTTTCGTTTACCCGAACGCGAACGAAAGAGGCTTTTTGTAgtctttgctctctcgaGTCCGCCCCAGGCTagacagaagaggacgcgGCAGCTTCGATTGCACCGATTCGATTAGAAAGCATCGCGAACGATGGCAGAGTACAGTTTCAGGTTTTGACCGTTATCAAAATGCAGGCCTTTGTAAGGCGATGAAATGTGCGCGGGAGTCGGCTGCCCCATGCACAAGGGACCACAAAGAAACGTGTTCGGGGTGCCGGATACACCCTGCCGGTACTCGTCTTTGCACGGTCTACGCCAACAATTTTGTCGGGGTACCGTCGAAAAAGTTACAAACACTATATATTATCCGAAGATAAATGATGCACACAGGGCTTCACCCACGGCGCGCGGGGTACGGTAGAGGCCAGCTGCGTTCATTGTATGCAGTGACGATGTTTGGAGAACTCGACCATGCATCGACGGCATTTGGAGAACTCATCCATGGACAGCggtttttcgtttccgcccAGGTATTTGCGGATAGGGAACCTGGCACCACGCAAAAAAAGCCGAGACCATTCGTTGTGCGGCGTGCTTTGACACTGTGGTTCACGCTGTTCCCCGTAGCTGTTGCACACGTGCCGGTCAACTGCGCGGCTCCGCTGTTAACGCAAAAAGTTTGTGAAGACTGGAGGCGGGCGACTCTCTCTACGGCCACCAAGACCGAAGCCAAGGCAGGAGTCGCCTCCACCAAGGCGCGTCCCGCAGCGCCACTGCGGTGTTGACGTCGGAGACGAATTGCCTGTTCGCCATCTGCCTGTACAGCTCGTCGATGTCTTTGCTGTACTTTCGGACAAGGAGCGCCCGCTTCGTTTTGAAGGTGGGCGTGAGCATCCCGTTGTCGGGCGTCCACGCGTCGGCGGTCAGGTGCACGTTTTTGATCTTTTCAAAGCCGAGCAACTGCGCCTCGCTGGCGATCCGGTCAAACTCAGCCAGGATCTCTTTTTTCAGCGCAAAGTCCGCGAGGGCTCTCTGGAAAAGCGCGTCGTCGCCCGCTTCACCAGCCGGCGCTGCCGCAGCTGGATCCTCCGCCCGCTCCGCGTCCCCGTACGCCTTTCGCGCCCAGTCGAGGACCCGCCGCCGGTCTGggacgacgacggcgaccGGGTACGACTGGGAGTCGTAGCCGTGCACGAGCATGTTCTCGACGAACGCGCTCGCGCCGTAGATGCCCTCGAGTTTCTCGGTCTGCAGATACTCGCCCTGCGCCAGTTTGATGaggctcttcttccggtcGATGATTTTCATCGATCCGTCAGGTTGGATCTCCACCACGTCGCCCGTGGCAAGCCATGGCTTGGCGCCGTCGGCGTCGAAGTGCAGACACTCGGCGGTCAATTCTTTCTGCCGAAAGTACCCCGCAAAGACGTTGTCGCCGCGCACGAGCAACTCACCCTGCGGCTGCTCGCTCTTGGTCGCGTCGTAGCTCTCCCAGGAGCGCACCTTGACTTCCAGACACGCCGTCGGTCCGCCGACGCTGTCGTACGAGTCGTCGTTCCGGTACGCTTGCCAGCTCCCGGCGCCGGCGGTCTCAGTCATTCCCCACCCCTGGATGATGTTCAGGCCGAGGTACTTTTCGAGTTTCTGCTGCACGGCGGCGTCGAGCTTCCCcccgccgcaggcgacgaacTTCATGCTGTCTGGCGAGCCGAAAATCCGCTCGCGCATGAtccgcgaggcgccgagcaAGTCGTCGTACCAAAGGTTCGGCTGAGAGCCCTTCGCCGTGGACCGCAGTTTGCGCGCAACCGCGAAGCCGACCAGGAGGCGGTTGAGGAGCGGCTGCTGATTCAGCCGCGCCTCGATCTTCTCCAGCAGCGTCGTCGCGAGTTTCGGAACCATCAAGACGAGCGACGGCTTCGCCGCCCGCCAGTCCTCAGGGATCAACTCGCGCTttcgggagaaaaacgcaatTCGGACGCCATGGGCCAGAGCCGCATACTCAATCACCCGCTCAAACACGTGGGACAGGGGCAAGTACGAAATGTGCACAAAGTCCGACGTGATGCCCAGCGTCGTCGGGTTCTGAATGTACAGTGAGCGAATCACTGCAACCCAGTTCTTGTTTGTCAGCATCACACCTTTCGGACTCCCGGTCGTTCCTGAGCCATACGCACACAACGAAAATGGAAACGCGTCACGAAGGCGGTGCCGGGACGTACGCGGCGACCGACACACTCACCGCGCGCTCCGAGGAGCGAGAgtggaagaacaggaaacacaaacccgacaaaagggaaacgcctctccgacgacgccgaggcccctgtgtgtgtgcgtgtgtggtgTGAAAAGGCTCATTTTGCTGACATTGAAATACGCTGCCTTCCGACACACTTCTCCGGCGCTCGGCTTTCAGAGGCGATTTCCACTCGCGTCCTTTCCCACGTGGTCCACCCGATGAAAGGCCAGAAATGGGGAACGGCAAAGACAGCCGAGGACAGCGTTGCTGTTCGACTGCCTCTCCTCACTGACGGCTTACCGGATGTATACACAATGGTGAACACGCGCTCTGGATCTTGCTTCAGCACCGGACGCGTCGGATGCTCCCTTCCGAGATTCAGCACTTCGTCAAAGGAGAGCACTTGCGTCCCGAGCGTTGCAAATTGTCTTTTCTGCTCGGAGATGTCGAGGTCTAGCGGCGGGTCCAGAGGCGACCTGGCGTGCAAGACCACGATTGTCTTCAGTTCCGAAAGCGACGGCTTCAAATCCTCGAGAAGCTTCAGCTTGTCGACATCGGTGACAATGCACGACAGCTCTGGAAACGCCACAAACACGGAGCCGAACGAAAGTGCAAACAGCTAGATCCACACGCTCGTCCGTCGGACACGTCTGCATGCCCATAGATGCGTAGGcgcgagtgcatgcgcgaaggaaggggaaaacgctcGATTAAGCATAGGCATACGTGCCCGTACGCAAACGCGTAGTGAGTGCATTCGAAAAAGCAAGGAAAGGTGCACTGCGGTGGGGCTTCTGCATCCCCTCTGGTACGCTTTCCACTGTACGCCGTTCAAAAACGATCGCCGAAAGATAGCGAACCGAGAGCAAACGCAGGCTGGTCGAGAACCCCCGGAGGCCCTAAAGTTGCAGCTCTCGACTGTGCGGGCGACGGAGTGCTAGCAGTAGGCAGCCAAACACAGCGGGCGACGTCTCGACGCACGGCGAATCTCCGAACCACGGACACTGTAACACTCTCTCGGGACCGTCCGGCGTGGGTTGTGTGTGCGAAGTGATGGTCACTGACTTGATTGCTCGGCGATGCTTTGCACGTGCTCAGCGGGGAAGGTGTAATGGAGAGTGACAGACGTGAGAGGAGGGTAGGCGGAGACCGCTAAATCAGTGAAGATCCACTCTTTTCTGGACTGGAGGAGAATTCCGACGTTGGCGAATGTCCCGTCGTTTCGGTCTTCATCGGGGAATGTCTCCAGTTTTATCCCGTCAGATCGCAGCAGCGCGGCTAAACCTGAGCCGAAGGCACGGACTGTTTCGTCGACTTTTGCATAGGAGATATAGTCAAAGCCATCCGTGACCTCTGAACTTTTTCGTTCGCCCATGCACGGTTTCTCCGGCCCCTCGTGAAGCGACATTCCGACCTGGAAAATGCCGTACGGACTCCACCACCAGTCATTCTCCGTTGGGGGATCGAGAACTCGCGTGTCTGCAAAAGACGAGACTTGCAGCTCTGGATCGAACAGCGACTGCAAAGAGTTCCCGATCGAAGGTATCGAGTACCCGGAGTACGCCGCAAATCCCGTCGATCGCCATactgcgctctctcctggGCCTGcggaaaacacgagagaccGAGGACAAAAAATCCGACAGCGGAATCAAACGCACAAAGCCTCTTCGACACCGACAGCACAGTTCTCAGAAACCGAAAGACGGTGGAGATCTGTGAAAATATCCGTTCCAAGCTCCGTGAACGGAGGTCCCGTGAGCCTGGATGACAAAGATGCACGCCTCGACGTGGAGCGGTTGACGAGAACCGGCACGTTCGTAGGAGCATcatgcgcgcatgcacggactCAAACAGGCGACAAAGTTTGAAAACTGACGCGGATAGGATACACACTTTGACTCCGTATACGCTCTGGGGTATACGGTGGCTAGGGAGACAGCGGTCCGCCGTCTGAGGGGACGCGGGGGTGGCCTGAGAGCAGAAATACGCGGGAGTCTCTGCTTCAAAAACGATGCATCAAGAGCAGGATGACCTGAGGCCCGCTTGAGCGAGGAGGCATGAACAGATGCGTGGAAGGCGGGCACGCGCGCTGGCCCTTCGTGTTACCACACTTTTCACGTGAAAAAACGCCGGTTCGGGCcacgagaggaagcagcaCACCTCTAAGCACGTTGAAGAGAAGCCCCCTTGAAGAGCAGACGTTTTTTGATGgacgggaaaagacagaaaatgAGGGAACGGGTCACAGCCGACACAGTCGTGTATacacgcgtgtgtgcgtaGCATttccggagacagagacaacggAGTGGAGCCGAGAGCTGTGTTAACTGACTCACGGCCACGCGACGGGATTCGTGGTTCCACAGATACACATTCTCCAACACTTCGAAAACGAAGAGTCTCACTATTACCTGGACTGCCAACTGGGGTCGCGTACATCATCGTGGCCAAACAGCGGAAGGGTACTTCACTCCGCCGAGTCTGAGAAAGCTGCCTTCCGGAAAAGACTCTGTTCCCGAAAAGTGTTCTGTCGGAGGCTcacggaagcgagaagacggacgcATACAACAGCGACACGCCAGGACGCGGAAAACTACCACCAAAAACTGTGAGACGTCAAAAGCCAGCCTCTCGCGACACGACGCCCGTGCTGCGGAAAAGTCTTGGGTAGTGGATCGCGTCTCGATCCCGTTCCGCTGCGGCGGTGAGAAGCAGCTCGGAGACAAGGAGCCCCCCGTGCAGCGAGATGGGTTGGTCGTGCTACTTTTCGCACACCCGCGGAGTCACCCGCTTCAACGGATCACTCGAAAATGCTCGCCGGTGACGAAAAGACGTGTTGAGGCGCCAGGGACTCCCGATTATTTTGTTCCCGGTTTGGAAGAAGGTATGCGTGCCTGGCAGAGAACCAGCTGTATGCAGCGTTCTCAGAGCAATCGTAAGCGCGGTCTCGGAAGCACTCCCCCCGTACCTGCAACGGTTGACACACGCACGAGGTCGAGGACCCAATCGTCCGGTTCTAGTGTCGAGCACTCCTGGCAACACCACTCGCTGTTCCCGGTGACATGCCGAGAACCGCGATTTTTGTGACGGCTGACGGACAGAGCCACAGGAGCGTATCGCACTCGAGTGACAACCATACTGCGACAGGTGGGGTCTTCGACAGTGACTCCGAGTTGATAACTATGGTGCTGCAAGTGTGCAGACTGGGTCAATGGAACCGGGAAGCTGCGAAAAGAAGTGATGCGTTTGTATCTGCAGACAGCACAAGAAGTCGACAAGGCTTCTAAACTTACTCCAGGAGTGGCAAGAGCGGCTCGGTTGCACCGTTAGACATGTACGAGACTCTCAGCTGCT from Neospora caninum Liverpool complete genome, chromosome XI encodes:
- a CDS encoding Acyl-CoA synthetase, related gives rise to the protein MMYATPVGSPGPGESAVWRSTGFAAYSGYSIPSIGNSLQSLFDPELQVSSFADTRVLDPPTENDWWWSPYGIFQVGMSLHEGPEKPCMGERKSSEVTDGFDYISYAKVDETVRAFGSGLAALLRSDGIKLETFPDEDRNDGTFANVGILLQSRKEWIFTDLAVSAYPPLTSVTLHYTFPAEHVQSIAEQSKLSCIVTDVDKLKLLEDLKPSLSELKTIVVLHARSPLDPPLDLDISEQKRQFATLGTQVLSFDEVLNLGREHPTRPVLKQDPERVFTIVYTSGTTGSPKGVMLTNKNWVAVIRSLYIQNPTTLGITSDFVHISYLPLSHVFERVIEYAALAHGVRIAFFSRKRELIPEDWRAAKPSLVLMVPKLATTLLEKIEARLNQQPLLNRLLVGFAVARKLRSTAKGSQPNLWYDDLLGASRIMRERIFGSPDSMKFVACGGGKLDAAVQQKLEKYLGLNIIQGWGMTETAGAGSWQAYRNDDSYDSVGGPTACLEVKVRSWESYDATKSEQPQGELLVRGDNVFAGYFRQKELTAECLHFDADGAKPWLATGDVVEIQPDGSMKIIDRKKSLIKLAQGEYLQTEKLEGIYGASAFVENMLVHGYDSQSYPVAVVVPDRRRVLDWARKAYGDAERAEDPAAAAPAGEAGDDALFQRALADFALKKEILAEFDRIASEAQLLGFEKIKNVHLTADAWTPDNGMLTPTFKTKRALLVRKYSKDIDELYRQMANRQFVSDVNTAVALRDAPWWRRLLPWLRSWWP